In the genome of Vanacampus margaritifer isolate UIUO_Vmar chromosome 1, RoL_Vmar_1.0, whole genome shotgun sequence, one region contains:
- the wnk3 gene encoding uncharacterized protein wnk3 isoform X1 has translation MATDPGEPTGTEDSSEKTDGQRKEDLDPSQAQGWRRTGDEHGVTGEVHREGVVALVTPGISFSTPTLPVDTSQKSQRREKRFFRKSVEICEEEDEVALPEAPQSAPHLELCSFDPVFASNVQQQGAVSCAALRQDPSCPSDQDPGKGGPPSSPTQKGKEREREQEEEAEMKAVATSPGGRFLKFDIELGRGAFKTVYKGLDTETWVEVAWCELQDRKLTKAEQQRFKEEAEMLKGLQHPNIVRFYDSWESVLRGKKCIVLVTELMTSGTLKTYLKRFKVMKPKVLRSWCRQILKGLHFLHTRTPPIVHRDLKCDNIFITGPTGSVKIGDLGLATLMRTSFAKSVIGTPEFMAPEMYEEHYDESVDVYAFGMCMLEMATSEYPYSECQNAAQIYRKVTSGIKPASFDKVNDPEIKEIIEGCIRQNKSQRLSIRDLLNHAFFGEDTGVRVELAEEDTGTQDCLALRIWVEEPKKLKGKHKDNEAIEFSYDLENDSAEEVALEMVKSGFFHESDAKVVGKSIRDRVNLIKKSRERRQQQLLQQQQQGFEERRDSAQTSNTFTHLSSPSVLGGGATGGGGLDSDNLPEADQHVVRGATLCLPGESLGSASCESYAHGQSQSHSQPGESFAVSQTSQPITTSCTAILANPPRLPAGESGGVPSLPVGQSVSLSNMGQSRCPHVGQTFLQPTAMVQQVSPSIPQQYFQSQTFPSDAFQTAAPQASLAPSQSYITTVSPQVLTSPMSLSDPAGLVVTIVPLTQQPQPEAPPMQLTDIIQQPAPQQTQPLHTIVQPQIGLGGQMSSLQQQQMETQVALLEQHFSTTQPLVGQLHQSPPTIAVLKHQHEPQQQICVQQTHPPATQDQAASAGMEQPALSLPPPGEHSQPVKGPCEQITIQPKQQQQVLRLEQHQTYQQQAQLEQQRALVHKHLLDQQQAIIQQQCQAMPQQALPQHHLGQQQPKQLYQQMENPQARAHEDPLKQQQVVHQQPQPTQQEPQQQALLQQHLQQQFVLQQQQQGQLVAQQIQQQEGSPQQHQTERLQQQALLQQQLQEQQQCQVQQQFVLQQQQQGQLVAQQIQQQEGSPQQHQTERLQQQALLQQQLQEQQQCQVQQQFVLQQQQQGQLVAQQIQQQEGSPQQHQTERLQQQALLQQQLQEQQQCQVQQQFVLQQQQQGQLVAQQIQQQEGSPQQHQTERLQQQALLQQQLQEQQQCQVQQQFVLQQQQQGQLVAQQIQQQEVSPQQHQTERLQQQALLQQQLQEQQQCQAPIVQLKQTEKLEAVPSRQSSSEQQIQQKQSEMLQACAPQLNSTPFIAHSPLTGQQATLILQQQACSTPPQHATLAGESQIQLGVPLSAAPAPPVAMQPVKTSGIIPVQMLSQQGQSEMHTQNQSHVPVQFIRQSTTQAAQMMIDSHVVPLVVTTQGQAQIVIQAQKFLSAYPEPTTSTMNQMSSQPIIPVQPLQQAVCQSQPSHNQNSSADVQVMGQQSQTAVQLPTTSISGKMQHETLVHPNAQMPGMLQAQLQQQTPSHTLLPAQSLLTTQSGPHNNYQSPPFRHDVINITQQPVLQYQQVAKSAGTNTASLNSVVDPSCVVTTSVNIPVVLAQQQPLASTANSSVMHPILQPHLQMLSQTQQPRPPSVIQFPVEPILAPSQQKCPLSQAVIGRDEVEPAAHPESQVAPRNVADQHSQNSSPPSLCKSGTTGVVPSPQHQAKHTLPALAHTQTSIQPQSALQTQTCIQMQAHSHTQAPHTEAPLLLHAVLSPSHTSSPPSSLPSHHPAPATPAPELPSPPAAQVTLPGQDNFIPASPPPATAIETLNCHVPKLPQASLQDCDISLLGISQDCLPLSNTERPSSNGSVPTNGEEAVLLLANGKFEKVKGQRRASSLRPEKVSHQFQLSMLQVSGSGDNMVECQLETHSNKMVTFKFDMEGDAPEDIADYMVEEVFVLDVEKEKFVEELNAIIVKAQEILQIHSLTGSTDQLQVSTPTSSTSDSIPHSSPVGRWRFFINQTIRHRDSLSSQGAATTPPTGETRTLPPPKLDKENDSSQCLEPVSGVSAVLAPSATSAPTLHATAPESVLEASGTQTISDGLKLPILTTSVDQRPSVPITTAVPAAANLTAIPAAAIVVPLAPANVQADVPVSHADLEPLQQTPSQGGSASAPQQHLPVAQQQLQLEQEVQSQLQAAPHLQQVQQTQEVYQEQIQVRQEQEFLQQQQTSQMTPHMIHECQLQQQGMPQHQLNAQQMAYTPQQQQQFHSSHVAQSTQISAELPPRRCQTQNPKQEELVRAIDIPQKQHPLPSQSSLQQSECEASTGEMSIADDTVPPWHPSSDSSLPPLHLGATEASLLPLSNTLTPSPAQPSSVAESDSEGPPKIEFGDNRMKTLDEKLRNLLYQEHSVGGAGPAGGAAPALTSTSAPSTSAGGDESSEPHTLSFPPPASVSDASPHSSSSTTSSSSSSSSSTTPDPESCGVAEDDSSEVLMVQQLCTSSPSTTTGPPESFLPAKQDDPAGPQRPPVPGEPTILAVIPPSDNSTSGEALRPQRQQIPLRHGAQQHNAGGGYFGLNLTCPSIRNPVSSKKSWTRKFKGWACKLRHSASLFKKPRVQQVSLSDGRSGSQSFKEAKEVAPRQTQSCKGRFHVTPVPQSSLPKDASSGRGSTHRKVGRFSVTKAETQDELGQTDSSPVSPVRLRERRRSRAKEAEKDESRRTPAMAHLSRAHGHSHSPVDSSDDDDDGSELEDEDLRKELHNLREKHIKEVVSLQAQQNRELQELYRQLRSQKDQRQSLPACLSRSPALPSAHPLLSPRRPRPSKIKLRPRPHSHMDNNGVTHAGFQQSSSFSGTEQSGVPHCSSEHRSSLPHKRDQSPARKSTFTDELHKLVDNWTKEAAGQSVSKPSLNQIKHIQQVQELGGWTQPSEVAPPGWFPLVPLAPAASLPVAAPPHNPGGASLSISPGSPPQAHTAQVPQIQPSLHLQQQMTFQQAPLCQLGQHQPRAQAPARPPSQAQAPAVVQLPGSSYQSQPPLPSHTAASPAASAVSAPPAHVDSSVAAEGAFCTCPSSSSTCCSSSSCLKAAPPSSAKKNHPADTPRLHTSSGTEMKPRLV, from the exons ATGGCTACTGACCCAGGAGAGCCCACAGGCACAGAGGATTCGTCGGAGAAAACTGATGGGCAGAGAAAAGAGGACCTTGACCCATCTCAGGCTCAAGGGTGGAGAAGGACAGGAGACGAGCATGGAGTGACAGGAGAAGTTCATCGAGAGGGTGTGGTGGCGTTAGTCACACCCGGAATTTCCTTCTCAACGCCCACCTTGCCAGTTGACACAAGCCAGAAAAGTCAGAGGAGGGAGAAGCGCTTCTTCAGGAAGAGCGTCGAGATTTgtgaggaggaagatgaagtgGCTCTTCCAGAAGCTCCCCAGAGCGCGCCCCACCTGGAGCTCTGCTCCTTTGATCCAGTCTTCGCCAGCAATGTCCAGCAGCAAGGAGCTGTGTCCTGCGCCGCCCTGCGCCAGGATCCATCCTGTCCCAGTGACCAGGATCCTGGCAAGGGTGGCCCTCCTTCTTCGCCCACCCAAAAGGGGAAAGAGAGGGAACgtgagcaggaggaggaggcggagatgAAAGCCGTGGCCACCTCGCCTGGAGGCAGATTCCTCAAATTTGACATTGAACTGGGCAGAGGAGCGTTCAAGACCGTTTACAAAGGCCTGGACACTGAGACCTGGGTGGAGGTGGCTTGGTGTGAACTTCAG GACCGCAAACTAACCAAGGCGGAGCAGCAGCGCTTCAAGGAAGAAGCGGAAATGTTGAAGGGGCTCCAGCATCCCAACATTGTGCGCTTCTACGACTCGTGGGAGTCTGTACTCCGTGGCAAGAAGTGCATTGTCCTTGTCACTGAACTCATGACCTCGGGAACACTCAAAAC GTACCTGAAGCGTTTTAAGGTGATGAAGCCCAAAGTGCTGAGGAGCTGGTGTCGGCAAATCCTGAAGGGCCTTCATTTCCTACACACCAGGACCCCTCCCATCGTGCACAGGGATCTTAAATGTGACAACATCTTCATAACGGGTCCCACTGGTTCCGTAAAAATAGGTGATCTGGGACTCGCCACCCTCATGAGGACTTCTTTTGCCAAAAGCGTCATAG GAACCCCAGAGTTCATGGCTCCTGAGATGTATGAGGAGCATTATGATGAGTCTGTGGATGTCTACGCTTTTGGAATGTGTATGTTGGAGATGGCGACTTCCGAATACCCCTACTCCGAATGCCAAAATGCTGCTCAGATTTATCGCAAAGTTACAAGC GGTATAAAACCAGCCAGCTTTGATAAAGTGAATGACCCAGAGATAAAAGAGATTATTGAAGGTTGTATTCGTCAGAATAAAAGTCAGAG GCTCTCCATCCGAGACCTCCTGAATCACGCGTTTTTTGGCGAAGACACGGGTGTCCGCGTAGAGTTGGCAGAGGAAGACACAGGCACCCAGGACTGTTTGGCTCTCAGGATTTGGGTCGAGGAGCCCAAAAAACTGAAGGGGAAACACAAGGATAACGAGGCCATCGAGTTTAGCTACGACCTGGAGAATGATAGTGCTGAGGAAGTGGCTCTCGAGATG GTAAAGTCAGGTTTCTTCCATGAGAGTGATGCCAAGGTGGTGGGAAAATCAATCCGGGACAGAGTCAATCTGATAAAGAAGTCGCGGGAGCGACGGCAGCAGCAGCTGCTCCAGCAACAACAGCAGGGATTTGAAGAAAGACGCGACTCTGCTCAAACTTCCAACACCTTCACCCATCTGTCCAGCCCGTCAGTATTGGGGGGTGGAGCAACTGGAGGAGGAGGGCTGGACTCTGACAACCTGCCTGAAGCGGACCAGCATGTTGTCAGAGGGGCAACACTATGCCTGCCAG gGGAAAGTCTTGGGTCTGCCAGCTGTGAATCATATGCTCATGGGCAGAGCCAGTCACACTCCCAGCCAGGGGAATCATTTGCTGTCTCCCAGACTTCTCAGCCCATCACTACATCT TGTACCGCCATCCTGGCTAATCCTCCGAGGCTCCCAGCCGGTGAGAGTGGAGGTGTTCCAAGTTTGCCAGTTGGCCAGAGTGTCAGTTTGTCCAACATGGGTCAAAGCAGATGCCCACATGTTGGTCAGACCTTTCTTCAGCCCACTGCCATGGTTCAACAGGTATCGCCCAGTATACCTCAGCAGTATTTTCAG TCACAAACATTCCCATCAGATGCGTTTCAAACTGCCGCCCCCCAAGCATCACTGGCCCCCTCACAATCATACATCACCACTGTTTCGCCACAAGTTCTCACTTCACCCATGTCACTCAGTGATCCTGCTGGGCTCGTGGTGACTATTGTTCCCCTCACTCAGCAGCCCCAGCCCGAGGCCCCTCCCATGCAGCTCACTGACATTATTCAGCAGCCAGCACCCCAACAAACACAACCTCTGCACACTATCGTTCAGCCACAGATCGGGCTCGGTGGCCAGATGTCCAGCCTTCAGCAGCAGCAAATGGAGACCCAGGTTGCTCTGCTTGAGCAACACTTTAGCACCACTCAGCCTTTGGTAGGGCAGCTTCACCAGAGCCCTCCAACTATAGCGGTCCTGAAACATCAACATGAGCCTCAGCAGCAAATCTGTGTACAGCAGACCCATCCCCCAGCTACACAGGACCAAGCAGCAAGCGCAGGTATGGAGCAACCAGCTTTGTCGTTGCCACCGCCAGGGGAACATTCTCAACCAGTGAAGGGTCCCTGTGAGCAGATCACCATCCAACCAAAGCAGCAACAGCAAGTTTTAAGGCTGGAGCAACATCAAACTTATCAGCAACAAGCTCAACTGGAGCAGCAGCGAGCCCTTGTACACAAGCACTTGTTGGATCAGCAACAAGCTATTATTCAACAGCAGTGTCAAGCCATGCCGCAGCAAGCACTTCCACAACACCATTTAGGGCAACAGCAGCCGAAACAGTTGTATCAACAAATGGAAAATCCCCAGGCGAGAGCACACGAAGATCCACTGAAGCAACAGCAAGTGGTGCATCAGCAGCCTCAGCCAACTCAACAGGAACCTCAACAACAAGCTCTCTTACAACAGCACCTGCAGCAACAGTTTGTCttacagcagcagcaacagggtCAGCTGGTGGCGCAACAAATCCAGCAACAAGAGGGTTCGCCTCAACAACATCAAACAGAAAGACTGCAACAACAGGCCCTATTGCAGCAACAACTTCAAGAGCAGCAACAGTGCCAAGTGCAGCAACAGTTTGTCttacagcagcagcaacagggtCAGCTGGTGGCGCAACAAATCCAGCAACAAGAGGGTTCGCCTCAACAACATCAAACAGAAAGACTGCAACAACAGGCCCTATTGCAGCAACAACTTCAAGAGCAGCAACAGTGCCAAGTGCAGCAACAGTTTGTCttacagcagcagcaacagggtCAGCTGGTGGCGCAACAAATCCAGCAACAAGAGGGTTCGCCTCAACAACATCAAACAGAAAGACTGCAACAACAGGCCCTATTGCAGCAACAACTTCAAGAGCAGCAACAGTGCCAAGTGCAGCAACAGTTTGTCttacagcagcagcaacagggtCAGCTGGTGGCGCAACAAATCCAGCAACAAGAGGGTTCGCCTCAACAACATCAAACAGAAAGACTGCAACAACAGGCCCTATTGCAGCAACAACTTCAAGAGCAGCAACAGTGCCAAGTGCAGCAACAGTTTGTCttacagcagcagcaacagggtCAGCTGGTGGCGCAACAAATCCAGCAACAAGAGGTTTCGCCTCAACAACATCAAACAGAAAGACTGCAACAACAGGCCCTATTGCAGCAACAACTTCAAGAGCAGCAACAGTGCCAAGCTCCCATTGTTCAACTTAAGCAAACAGAAAAACTAGAGGCTGTCCCTTCTCGTCAAAGCAGCAGTGAGCAGCAAATACAACAGAAACAGTCTGAAATGCTTCAGGCATGCGCCCCTCAACTAAACAGCACTCCGTTCATAGCTCATAGCCCCCTCACGGGGCAACAAGCTACACTGATCTTGCAGCAGCAAGCGTGCTCAACTCCGCCTCAGCATGCTACACTTGCAGGGGAATCTCAAATCCAACTTGGAGTTCCACTTAGTGCTGCTCCGGCGCCCCCTGTGGCCATGCAGCCTGTCAAGACATCAGGTATCATCCCAGTTCAAATGCTCAGCCAGCAGGGACAAAGTGAAATGCATACACAGAACCAAAGCCATGTTCCGGTCCAATTTATAAGACAGTCTACCACGCAAGCAGCTCAAATGATGATTGACTCTCATGTTGTTCCTTTGGTTGTAACAACTCAAGGGCAGGCACAAATTGTCATCCAAGCCCAGAAATTTCTAAGTGCTTATCCTGAACCAACAACTTCTACTATGAACCAGATGTCTTCTCAGCCAATCATTCCGGTTCAGCCTTTGCAGCAAGCAGTTTGTCAGTCCCAACCATCGCACAACCAGAACTCATCTGCTGACGTTCAGGTCATGGGCCAACAAAGCCAAACCGCTGTCCAACTTCCAACAACTTCCATTTCTGGCAAGATGCAGCACGAGACTCTTGTTCATCCTAATGCTCAAATGCCAGGGATGCTACAGGCTCAGCTTCAGCAACAAACTCCAAGCCATACTCTTCTCCCGGCCCAAAGTCTTTTGACCACTCAGTCCGGCCCTCATAATAACTACCAATCTCCGCCATTTAGACATGATGTCATCAATATTACACAGCAACCAGTGCTTCAGTATCAGCAGGTAGCTAAGTCTGCTGGAACCAATACAGCCAGTCTCAATTCTGTGGTAGATCCTTCATGTGTAGTTACCACTTCAGTCAATATTCCAGTGGTCCTGGCCCAGCAGCAGCCGTTGGCAAGCACCGCAAACTCTTCAGTCATGCATCCCATCCTCCAGCCACATCTACAGATGCTTTCTCAAACTCAGCAACCAAGACCTCCTTCCGTAATCCAGTTCCCAGTCGAGCCCATCCTAGCCCCAAGCCAGCAAAAGTGTCCTCTCAGTCAGGCCGTGATCGGCAGGGATGAGGTTGAGCCTGCTGCACATCCCGAATCACAGGTAGCCCCCAGGAACGTGGCCGATCAACATTCCCAAAATTCAAGCCCCCCATCCTTGTGCAAGAGCGGAACAACAGGTGTAGTACCATCCCCGCAGCACCAGGCCAAGCACACACTGCCTGCGCTCGCTCACACACAAACCAGTATTCAGCCCCAGTCAGCATTACAGACGCAAACATGCATTCAAATGCAGGCTCATTCTCACACCCAGGCGCCTCACACCGAAGCGCCCCTTCTTCTCCATGCCGTCCTGAGCCCCTCTCACACCTCGTCTCCCCCGTCATCACTACCATCCCACCATCCTGCTCCTGCTACCCCTGCGCCAGAGCTGCCATCTCCACCAGCAGCCCAGGTCACCTTACCAGGGCAAGACAACTTTATACCTGCCTCCCCTCCGCCTGCCACCGCTATAGAGACGCTTAACTGTCATGTCCCCAAACTGCCCCAAGCCTCGCTGCAAGACTGTGATATTTCCCTGCTGGGCATTTCTCAG GATTGTCTACCCCTGTCAAATACAGAACGCCCTTCCTCAAATGG GTCTGTGCCAACAAATGGAGAAGAAGCGGTTTTGCTCTTGGCCAATGGCAAATTTGAAAAAGTAAAGGGCCAGAGGAGAGCGTCTTCTCTGAGACCCGAGAAGGTTTCACATCAGTTTCAACTGAGTATGCTTCAG GTGTCAGGCAGTGGTGACAATATGGTGGAGTGCCAGTTGGAGACACATAGTAACAAAATGGTGACCTTTAAATTTGACATGGAGGGAGATGCACCAGAGGACATTGCAGATTATATG GTGGAGGAAGTCTTTGTTCTTGATGTGGAAAAAGAGAAGTTCGTTGAAGAGCTCAACGCCATAATTGTGAAAGCACAGGAAATACTTCAAATACATTCACTT ACTGGCTCTACAGATCAGTTACAAGTTAGCACTCCCACTAGCTCTACGT CTGACTCCATCCCGCACTCGTCTCCAGTGGGACGCTGGCGTTTCTTTATCAACCAGACCATTCGCCACAGAGATTCTCTTTCTAGCCAGGGGGCTGCCACGACACCTCCCACCGGAGAAACAAGGACACTCCCACCCCCGAAATTAGACAAAG AAAATGACAGCTCCCAGTGTCTCGAACCCGTCAGTGGCGTGTCCGCTGTCTTAGCCCCCTCTGCCACTTCTGCACCCACTTTGCACGCCACTGCACCTGAAAGCGTTCTTGAAGCCTCTGGCACTCAGACTATTTCAGATGGTCTCAAGTTGCCAATCCTCACCACGTCTGTCGACCAAAGGCCCAGTGTGCCGATTACCACGGCAGTACCCGCTGCCGCCAACCTTACCGCCATCCCCGCTGCTGCTATTGTTGTGCCTCTCGCCCCTGCCAACGTTCAGGCTGACGTCCCAGTAAGTCACGCTGACTTGGAGCCGCTGCAGCAGACTCCCTCCCAAGGAGGCTCGgcatcagctccacagcagcatCTTCCGGTTGCACAGCAACAGTTGCAGCTTGAGCAAGAGGTGCAAAGTCAACTACAGGCGGCACCGCACCTACAACAAGTGCAGCAGACGCAGGAAGTGTACCAAGAGCAAATTCAGGTACGGCAGGAACAGGAGTTTTTGCAGCAGCAACAAACTTCACAGATGACGCCTCACATGATACATGAGTGTCAGCTACAACAGCAGGGTATGCCTCAACATCAGTTAAACGCGCAGCAGATGGCGTACACAcctcagcagcagcaacagttcCACAGTAGCCATGTGGCGCAATCAACCCAAATCTCTGCCGAGCTTCCACCACGGCGTTGCCAGACACAAAACCCAAAGCAAGAGGAATTGGTGAGAGCCATCGACATACCTCAGAAACAACACCCGCTTCCCAGCCAATCCTCTCTACAGCAGTCCGAGTGTGAGGCGTCCACGGGAGAGATGAGCATCGCAGACGACACAGTGCCGCCGTGGCATCCTTCCTCGGATTCTTCATTGCCGCCTCTTCATTTGGGAGCGACTGAAGCCTCCCTACTCCCTCTCTCCAACACACTCACCCCTTCCCCTGCGCAGCCTTCCTCTGTGGCCGAGTCGGACAGCGAAGGTCCCCCAAAAATCGAATTTGGAGACAATCGCATGAAGACATTGGATGAAAAGCTGAGGAACTTGTTGTATCAGGAGCACAGCGTCGGCGGTGCCGGTCCGGCCGGCGGAGCTGCGCCCGCGCTGACGTCAACATCAGCTCCCTCCACATCTGCAGGTGGAGACGAGTCATCGGAGCCACATACGTTGTCCTTCCCACCACCTGCTTCTGTCTCAGATGCATCTCCGCACTCCTCGTCCTCTAccacttcttcctcctcctcctcctcctcctccaccacccCTGACCCTGAGAGCTGCGGAGTAGCAGAGGATGACTCTTCAGAAGTTCTGATGGTGCAGCAGCTTTGCACATCTTCGCCTTCCACCACCACCGGACCCCCTGAATCGTTTCTCCCTGCCAAACAGGATGACCCTGCTGGGCCACAGCGTCCACCTGTACCAGGAGAACCAACCATCCTC GCTGTAATCCCACCCTCTGACAACAGCACCAGTGGAGAAGCATTGCGGCCCCAGCGCCAGCAGATCCCCCTCCGGCATGGAGCGCAGCAGCATAATGCAGGAGGTGGATATTTTGGCCTAAACCTGACATGTCCTAGTATCAGAAATCCTGTTTCTAGCAAGAAATCCTGGACTCGCAAATTCAAAGGCTGGGCATGCAAATTGCGCCATTCCGCCAGCTTGTTCAAGAAGCCCAGAGTCCAGCAAG TCTCATTATCAGATGGACGGTCTGGCAGTCAGTCGTTCAAAGAGGCGAAGGAGGTGGCCCCGCGTCAAACTCAGTCGTGCAAAGGACGATTCCAT GTGACCCCAGTGCCTCAATCCTCCCTGCCGAAGGACGCGTCGTCAGGCCGTGGCAGCACTCACAGGAAAGTGGGACGCTTCTCCGTTACAAAGGCGGAGACTCAGGATGAGTTGGGGCAGACGGACAGCTCCCCGGTGTCTCCTGTTCGGCTCAGAGAGAGGAGGAGATCTCGGGCAAAGGAGGCCGAGAAAGATGAGAGTAGGAGGACGCCAGCGATGGCCCATCTTTCTCGAGCTCACGGGCATAGCCACTCCCCCGTAGATAGCagcgacgatgacgacgatgggaGTGAGTTGGAGGATGAAGACCTGAGAAAAGAACTGCACAATCTGAGAGAGAA GCACATCAAAGAAGTGGTGTCACTTCAGGCCCAGCAGAACCGAGAGCTACAAGAACTGTACAGACAGCTTCGTTCCCAAAAAGACCAAAGGCAAAGTCTTCCTGCTTGCTTGTCTCGGAGCCCCGCCCTTCCCTCAGCGCACCCGCTCCTCTCTCCTCGAAGACCCAGGCCATCCAAGATCAAACTGCGGCCCCGACCTCACTCTCACATGGATAACAATGGAGTCACACATGCTG GATTCCAGCAGTCGAGCAGTTTTTCGGGTACAGAACAGAGTGGAGTGCCTCACTGCAGCTCAGAGCATCGCTCCTCACTGCCTCACAAAAGAG